In Apium graveolens cultivar Ventura chromosome 10, ASM990537v1, whole genome shotgun sequence, the following are encoded in one genomic region:
- the LOC141693945 gene encoding uncharacterized protein LOC141693945 — MMSPHLTSLSTHHHLLKTMVKSFSIIVISFATCFTLSAASSSSPQLHPSRSLLLARNQPNKLPHPIVILISCDGFRFGYQYKTPTPNIQRLISQGTEAETGLIPVFPSLTFPNHYSIVTGLYPAYHGIVNNAFIDPQNGDRFTQASHETKWWLGEPLWQTVVNHGLKASAYFWPGSEVHKGSWTCPSEFCQKYNGSVTFEERVDTLLSYFDLPNSEIPALMTLYLSEPDTQGHVFGPDHPRVTEAVARIDNMVGRMIAGLEKRKIFEDVHLILVGDHGMVGTCDEKVIVLKELAPWIEIPEDWIKLYTPILSIRPPPNVSPADVVAKMNEGLNSGKVENGQYLKVYLKENLPSRMHYFDSERITPIIGLADEGYTVEINKSEAKECAGAHGFDNALFSMRSIFIGHGPRFVKGRKVPSFENVQIYNLVTSILNIKGAPNNGTSSFPQTVLKAHRY; from the coding sequence ATGATGTCTCCTCATTTAACTTCACTCTCAACTCATCACCACCTTTTAAAAACCATGGTGAAATCATTTTCCATCATTGTCATCTCCTTTGCTACCTGCTTCACTCTCAGCGCAGCATCCTCCTCTTCCCCACAACTTCACCCTTCCAGATCACTACTACTTGCTCGTAATCAACCGAATAAACTTCCTCACCCGATTGTTATCTTgatttcttgtgatggctttcGATTTGGCTACCAATACAAAACTCCTACCCCGAATATCCAACGTTTGATCAGTCAAGGGACAGAAGCCGAAACAGGGCTAATTCCCGTTTTTCCATCATTAACATTCCCAAATCATTACTCGATTGTCACTGGCTTGTATCCAGCTTATCATGGAATTGTTAATAATGCTTTCATTGATCCACAAAACGGTGATCGTTTTACTCAGGCAAGTCATGAAACCAAGTGGTGGCTTGGTGAGCCATTATGGCAGACTGTAGTGAATCATGGACTCAAAGCTTCTGCTTATTTTTGGCCTGGTTCCGAGGTACATAAAGGTTCTTGGACCTGTCCTTCGGAATTTTGTCAGAAATATAATGGATCTGTGACATTCGAGGAACGAGTTGATACACTTTTGAGTTATTTCGACTTGCCAAATAGTGAGATTCCTGCTCTTATGACATTATATCTTAGTGAACCGGATACTCAGGGTCACGTGTTTGGACCTGATCACCCTCGAGTAACTGAAGCTGTTGCAAGAATTGATAATATGGTGGGGAGAATGATTGCTGGTCtagagaaaagaaaaatattCGAAGATGTTCATTTGATCTTGGTTGGCGATCATGGAATGGTTGGCACATGTGATGAAAAAGTAATAGTTCTGAAAGAATTAGCTCCATGGATTGAAATTCCTGAAGATTGGATTAAGCTGTATACTCCAATACTTTCAATTAGGCCACCACCTAATGTTTCACCAGCTGATGTTGTCGCCAAGATGAACGAGGGATTGAACTCTGGAAAAGTTGAGAACGGACAGTATTTAAAAGTCTATCTGAAAGAGAATCTACCTAGTCGGATGCATTACTTCGACAGTGAACGGATCACCCCCATAATTGGATTAGCTGATGAAGGATATACAGTGGAGATAAACAAATCGGAAGCTAAAGAATGTGCAGGAGCACATGGGTTCGACAATGCATTATTCTCAATGAGGTCCATATTCATTGGTCATGGTCCTAGATTTGTCAAGGGAAGGAAAGTGCCTTCTTTCGAGAATGTTCAGATATATAATTTAGTTACATCGATCCTCAATATAAAGGGTGCACCTAACAATGGCACCTCATCGTTTCCTCAGACTGTTCTTAAGGCTCACCGATACTAA
- the LOC141689144 gene encoding ubiquitin-related modifier 1 homolog 2-like: MQLTLEFGGGLELLCNSVKIHSVNVDQKAGEEKLTMKDLLAWVRKNLIKERPEMFMKGDSVRPGVLVLVNDCDWELSGQLDTPLEENDVVVFISTLHGG; the protein is encoded by the exons ATGCAACTCACTCTCGAATTTGG AGGAGGATTGGAGCTTCTTTGCAACTCCGTGAAAATCCACAGTGTTAATGTTGACCAGAAAGCTGGAGAAGAGAAG TTAACCATGAAAGACTTGTTAGCTTGGGTGCGTAAAAATTTGATCAAGGAGCGGCCTGAAATGTTTATGAAAGGAGATTCTGT GAGGCCTGGTGTTCTAGTTCTTGTGAATGATTGCGATTGGGAACTAAGTGGTCAACTTGATACACCATTGGAAGAGAATGATGTGGTAGTGTTCATTTCAACATTGCACGGGGGCTGA
- the LOC141693448 gene encoding thioredoxin-like 2, chloroplastic produces MADVIRLSYNSLRFSSSCSLLTSLNSLHPNTNQRLFKKIVNVAVNSSNSSAFEFVPRLSIIPRKDLPSFKVQATIAETDQPKWWEKTAGPNMIDIHSTQDFLNALSQAGERLVIVEFYGTWCGSCRALFPKLCRTAQEHPEIMFLKVNFDENKPMCKNLNVRVLPFFHFYRGADGQLEAFSCSLAKFQKIKDAIQMHNTERCSIGPPKGVGDLNLEAVSAPKDKQAGSS; encoded by the exons ATGGCTGATGTGATTAGATTATCTTATAATTCACTGAGATTTTCATCTTCTTGTTCTTTACTAACATCTTTGAATTCTCTTCATCCAAATACCAACCAAAGATTGTTCAAGAAAATTGTTAATGTTGCTGTTAATTCTTCTAATTCTTCAGCTTTCGAGTTTGTTCCTCGATTATCGATAATTCCCAGGAAGGATTTGCCATCTTTTAAG GTACAAGCAACTATTGCTGAAACTGATCAGCCAAAATGGTGGGAGAAAACTGCAGGACCAAACATGATTGACATCCATTCTACACAAGACTTTTTGAATGCTTTGAGTCAGGCTGGAGAAAGACTAGTTATTGTTGAATTTTATGGCACCTGGTGTGGTTCTTGTAGAGCACTATTTCCAAAG CTCTGCAGAACGGCCCAAGAACATCCTGAAATCATGTTCTTAAAAGTCAATTTCGATGAGAACAAGCCAATGTGTAAAAACTTGAATGTGAGGGTGCTTCCGTTTTTTCACTTTTACCGTGGAGCCGATGGACAGCTTGAGGCATTTTCCTGTTCACTTGCCAAA TTTCAAAAGATCAAGGACGCTATCCAGATGCACAATACAGAGCGCTGCAGCATTGGACCACCTAAAGGTGTTGGAGATCTTAATCTCGAAGCTGTTTCTGCTCCAAAGGATAAACAAGCAGGCTCTTCTTGA
- the LOC141692480 gene encoding uncharacterized protein At4g29660: protein MSSYLWRRYADHVYSKWEKTILWDMIDPYRRPKTFTPLVTIYICAFYTGVIGAAITEQLYKEKYWEEHPGEAVPIMKPKFYGGPWRIFRGEVPK from the exons ATGTCGAGCTATCTTTGGAGGAGATATGCAGATCATGTATACTCAAAATGGGAGAAGACTATCCTCTGGGACATGATTGATCCATATCGGCGACCAAAAACATTTACCCCTCTTGTCACTATCTACATCTGTGCCTTTTACACTGGGGTCATTGGTGCAGCAATTACTGAACAACTTTACAAG GAAAAGTACTGGGAAGAACACCCTGGTGAAGCAGTGCCAATAATGAAGCCAAAGTTCTATGGAGGCCCATGGAGGATATTTAGAGGGGAAGTTCCCAAGTAA
- the LOC141691423 gene encoding PRA1 family protein F2-like, whose protein sequence is MTSYGTIPTSTLPQEHALFSSSTEQFVTQAKERIKSGLGSRRAWHQVLIPPTIPDSFNEVLDRITTNFSYFYINYAIITLLVLFLSLLWHPGTLVVLVFMISVWLFLYILRERPMVVYGQEVDDLVVLIGLCGVTILMLILTHATYNLAVGVGSGLLLVLIHSVLRGTDDLYIVKNEVPAAGSSTALPAAGSSTALRQAV, encoded by the coding sequence ATGACAAGCTATGGCACAATACCAACTTCTACACTACCACAAGAACATGCACTCTTCTCATCATCAACCGAACAGTTTGTTACGCAAGCAAAAGAACGGATCAAATCAGGCCTTGGCAGTCGTCGTGCATGGCATCAAGTTTTAATCCCTCCCACCATTCCCGATAGCTTCAACGAGGTTCTCGACCGAATCACAACAAACTTCTCCTACTTCTACATCAACTACGCCATCATCACCCTTCTGGTTCTGTTTCTTAGCCTTTTATGGCACCCGGGCACCCTCGTTGTACTGGTATTCATGATATCTGTATGGTTGTTTCTCTATATTTTACGGGAACGTCCTATGGTTGTTTATGGCCAAGAAGTAGATGATCTTGTGGTGCTGATTGGGCTTTGTGGTGTCACTATTCTTATGTTAATCTTAACGCATGCTACGTATAATCTAGCTGTTGGGGTGGGGAGCGGATTGCTGCTAGTTCTGATTCATTCTGTATTAAGAGGGACCGATGATCTGTATATCGTGAAAAATGAAGTGCCTGCTGCTGGTAGCTCAACAGCATTGCCTGCTGCTGGTAGCTCCACAGCATTAAGACAGGCTGTTTAA